The genomic window CTAAGAAGATGCCCTTATGGGCTAGCACGTGTACTACAGATGAGGGTTTTGCTAGTCTTTATAACATTTCTGTCAGTTTTCAACTTACAATCAATATTCTAAATTGAAACTGTTTAAGGACAATGTGGACACATAACTTGTATGTAATAATTCAgtgaatataattttttgttgttcagGAGAGAAGCCATATGAATGCCCAAACTGCAAGAAACGTTTTTCCCATTCTGGTTCCTATAGCTCACACATAAGCAGTAAGAAATGCATCAGCTTGATGCCTGTGAATGGGCGACCAAGAACAGGACTCAAGACGCCTCAGTGTTCCTCACCATCTCTTTCGGCATCACCGGGCAGTCCCACGCGACCACAGATACGGCAGAAGTTAGAGAATAAGCCCCTTCAAGAGCAACTTTCTATAAACCAAATTAAAACTGAACCTGTGGATTATGAATTCAAACCCATAGTGGTTGCTTCAGGAATCAACTGTTCAGCCCCTTTACAGAATGGGGTTTTTAGTGGTGGTGGCCCGTTACAGGCGACCAGTTCTCCTCAGGGTGTGGTGCAAGCTGTTGTTCTGCCAACAGTTGGTTTGGTGTCTCCCATAAGTATCAATTTAAGTGATATTCAGAATGTACTTAAAGTGGCAGTGGATGGTAATGTAATAAGGCAAGTTTTGGAGAATAATCAAGCCAATCTTGCATCCAAAGAACAAGAAACAATCAGTGCTTCATCCATACAGCAAGGTGGCCATTCTGTTATTTCCGCCATCAGTCTTCCTTTGGTTGATCAAGATGGAACAACCAAAATCATCATTAACTACAGTCTTGAGCAGCCTAGCCAACTTCAGGTTGTtcctcagaatttaaaaaaagaaaatccagtccCCACAAACAGCTGCAAAAGTGAAAAGTTACCAGAAGATCTTACTGttaaatcagagaaggacaaaagcTTTGAAGGAGGAGCGAACGATAGCACTTGCCTTCTGTGTGACGAATGTCCAGGAGATATTAATGCACTTCCAGAATTAAAGCACTATGACCTAAAGCAGCCTACTCAGCCTcctccactccctgccccagAAGCTGAGAAGCCCGAGTCCTCTGTTTCATCTGGTGGAGATGGCAATCTGTCTCCCAGTCAGCCACCTTTAAAGAACCTTTTGTCTCTTCTGAAAGCTTATTATGCTTTGAACGCACAACCAAGTGCAGAAGAGCTCTCAAAGATTGCTGACTCAGTAAACCTACCCCTGGATGTAGTAAAAAAGTGGTTTGAAAAGATGCAGGCTGGACAGATTTCAGTGCAGTCTTCTGAACCATCTTCTCCTGAACCCAGCAAAGGAAATATCCCTGCAAAGAATGATGAGCAGCCTCAATCTACAAATACAAATGAGCCCCCGGAAGGCACAGTAAATCTACAAAGTCCCCTGAAGATGACTAACTCTCCAGTTTTACCAGCGGGATCCACCGTCAATGGTTCCAGAAGTAGTCCATCATCCCCATCACCTCTAAACCTTTCCTCCTCCAGAAACACACAGGGTTACTTGTACACAGCAGAAGCCGCACAGGAAGAGCCACAAGTAGAACCTCTTGATCTTTCACTACCAAAGCAACAGGGAGAATTATTAGAAAGGTCAACGATCACTAGTGTTTACCAGAACAGTGTTTATTCTGTCCAGGAAGAACCCTTGAACTTGTCTTGCGCAAAAAAGGAGCCACAAAAGGACAGTTGTGTTACAGACTCAGAACCAGTTGTAAATGTAATCCCACCAAGTGCCAACCCCATAAATATTGCTATACCTACAGTCACTGCCCAATTACCAacgatcgtggccattgctgaCCAGAACAGTGTTCCATGCTTGCGAGCACTAGCTGCCAATAAGCAGACTATTCTGATTCCCCAGGTGGCTTACACGTACTCGACTACAGTCAGCCCTGCAGTCCAGGAACCACCCTTGAAAGTGATCCAGCCAAATGGGAATCAGGTAAAGAAAAGGACCCTATGCCAAAGCTATTTGCTAACATGCTAGTTTGACTCCTTTGGGTGAAATTTTTCGAATAAAACCAGTCTATTTGGAGTCAAGCATGTTGTTAAAAGTTTTTTTGAAAGGAAATAGATTTGCCTTAACTTTCGTAGCATCACACCTTCAGTTTCTTACTAATCCCAAGTATGGTTATCAACTACCATTGTGCTATTCTCCTGGGGAAATGAGAAGTCTTAGCTAAAGACTTGACTATCTGAAGCTtgagacattaaagaaaaattggaatATTCACCaattaaatttctgtttctagagttATATTCCCCAAATGAGTAACAGCTTCTGCTGTATCATCAATACATGGAAATACATTCCCATTCACAGACCTGTCACACTAGCAAAACTGAGCTATTACTTTTTATGCGTTAGCAtctatatttattaaaggctttGATTAAACAAGAATTAAGTATACAACGAGCTCATCTAGTGAATTTGCTGATCACTTTACGAGCTGTAAACTAAGACAGCTTTCAGTCATAATTTATATACATGAGTCCATATATCCATTTTCCTCCTTACCTTCCcccaaaaactgatgatgtagtTTTAGATAGAACCATTTTTGTGACTGTTGTGTGGCTCATTCTCCAGACTATTTTTTAGGTCACTAGCCTTGATGTCCTCAGTTTTTTTCATTGGTTTCTTATTGAATCACCCAAATACTAGAGATAAATTTGATTTTCATCCAAATATTTGCTGTAGGTAGGTGCAGCTGAAATAATTACAATATCCTGTTCAAATCTATATCTGCTGCTTTCTTCCCCCTTAAATATCACTACTGATTGGGTTACCTGTAGTGATTTCATCTAGACTCTCAGTGTACACAGCACTGTGCACACCTTTGAATAATAAAGGAGGACACACCAACATTTCACTTAATCATAAGACCACATCCCATAGCAATGAAAGTAGTCAAGTTGCTTTAGCACAAACTGGCAGCTCACAGACCACCCAGGCAAATGGCTGCACCTCTCCCACTTTGCAAATTATATGAAATGTTGTGAAAAGCCTTTGAGCTTTTAGACAGTTTGTGGGTTTAGAAGCAATAGAATGGAAAACTTTAGGAAAGACATAAGGATCTTGAGGGACCCAATTCCTCTACCAGTAACTGTTTACTTACATGAGAGCTTCCTACACAATATTACCACCCTGAGGCTGCCTAAAATGTTTTTATACCACTGAAATTCTGAAGATTGATTTTGTCTAGCAGGTATTCTTGTTTCAAAATATAGACCCCCTGCATTGTTTTGCCATCTTGTTCCTTAGAAAAGTGGTAGAGAAAAGCCCTCTCTTTTCGAAGAAACCACAGAGGTCAGTTTGTAGACCTCTGAAGTTCTGGAGGATACAACTGAAAGaccaccttttaaaaatagaatcttcatTTTTGCACAGTTTCTTCTTTTCGAAGAAACCACAGAGGTCAGTTTGTAGACCTCTGAAGTTCTGGAGGATACAACTGAAAGaccaccttttaaaaatagaatcttcatTTTTGCACAGTaaaacccagaaagaaaaaaatgaaggtaaatgAGGCAGTTAGAAATTGGTGATGATGTAGCAAACTTCTAAGTTAAAAATGTGTGCAAATTTCTCATTAAATCACAATTCACTTGAAACCAGGTAAATTTTGTTACTgtacattttacattctttcttttcatcaGTTGATCACTTGTTTTTATCATCATTATGACTGTATTGCCCCAACCTCACTTTTTTTCTGTATCAACCCCCACATAGCATCTAGCTTTCCACCCTTGGACCCTGTCTGCAGTGATGAGCTTGCTTTCCTCGAGCTATTGAAAGTATAAatcaaattagttttttttaacctgtatttTTTACATGTGTCTCTTGTTTACCTTTTAATCTGAAATTaagtgttcttctttttttctataggATGAAAGGCAAGACACTAGTTCAGAAGGAGTATCAAATGTAGAAGACCAGAATGACTCTGATTCTACACCACCCAAAAAGAAAATGCGGAAGACAGAAAATGGAATGTATGCTTGTGATTTGTGTGATAAGATATTCCAAAAGAGTAGCTCACTATTGAGACATAAATACGAACACACAGGTATGTTGATGAATCTGACAACTTTTGAAAAATGACTCTGTAACCCTTTCCACAAACCAAAGTGCTTCCAAAAGCCTTGTGAGGATTTTGTGTCATGGCTGTGTTCTTATTTTGCAGGTAAGAGACCGCACGAGTGTGGGATCTGTAAAAA from Mustela lutreola isolate mMusLut2 chromosome 8, mMusLut2.pri, whole genome shotgun sequence includes these protein-coding regions:
- the ZEB1 gene encoding zinc finger E-box-binding homeobox 1 isoform X6, producing the protein MMKTNSILWKKKVLQMQQIVKVVCPKMTCQQTRQYYRGAVKEKAVLRAAGRMMERKDKKSWGLKLRQMKRDVQMQKMNKTMILMLKSSCNNKTLLSFTPRHLKRTRGRAPQKPVVMMTMRHVTQSGGNRKFKCTECGKAFKYKHHLKEHLRIHSGEKPYECPNCKKRFSHSGSYSSHISSKKCISLMPVNGRPRTGLKTPQCSSPSLSASPGSPTRPQIRQKLENKPLQEQLSINQIKTEPVDYEFKPIVVASGINCSAPLQNGVFSGGGPLQATSSPQGVVQAVVLPTVGLVSPISINLSDIQNVLKVAVDGNVIRQVLENNQANLASKEQETISASSIQQGGHSVISAISLPLVDQDGTTKIIINYSLEQPSQLQVVPQNLKKENPVPTNSCKSEKLPEDLTVKSEKDKSFEGGANDSTCLLCDECPGDINALPELKHYDLKQPTQPPPLPAPEAEKPESSVSSGGDGNLSPSQPPLKNLLSLLKAYYALNAQPSAEELSKIADSVNLPLDVVKKWFEKMQAGQISVQSSEPSSPEPSKGNIPAKNDEQPQSTNTNEPPEGTVNLQSPLKMTNSPVLPAGSTVNGSRSSPSSPSPLNLSSSRNTQGYLYTAEAAQEEPQVEPLDLSLPKQQGELLERSTITSVYQNSVYSVQEEPLNLSCAKKEPQKDSCVTDSEPVVNVIPPSANPINIAIPTVTAQLPTIVAIADQNSVPCLRALAANKQTILIPQVAYTYSTTVSPAVQEPPLKVIQPNGNQDERQDTSSEGVSNVEDQNDSDSTPPKKKMRKTENGMYACDLCDKIFQKSSSLLRHKYEHTGKRPHECGICKKAFKHKHHLIEHMRLHSGEKPYQCDKCGKRFSHSGSYSQHMNHRYSYCKREAEERDSTEQEEAGPEVLASEHAGARASPSQADSDERESLTREEDEDSEKEEEEEEDKEMEELQEEKECEKPQGEEEEEEEEDEMEEEEGEEAENEGEEAKTEGLMKEDEAVNQGSSLEQKVSKKSEQVSEEKTNEA
- the ZEB1 gene encoding zinc finger E-box-binding homeobox 1 isoform X3, which codes for MADGPRCKRRKQANPRRNNVTNYNTVVETNSDSDDEDKLHIVEEESITDAADCEGGVPEDDLPTDQTVLPGSSEREGSAKSCWEDDAGKEGQEILGPEAQTDEAGCADAENEQNHDPNVEEFLQQQDTAVIYPEAPEEDQRQGTPEASGHDDNGTPDAFSQLLTCPYCDRGYKRFTSLKEHIKYRHEKNEDNFSCSLCSYTFAYRTQLERHMTSHKSGRDQRHVTQSGGNRKFKCTECGKAFKYKHHLKEHLRIHSGEKPYECPNCKKRFSHSGSYSSHISSKKCISLMPVNGRPRTGLKTPQCSSPSLSASPGSPTRPQIRQKLENKPLQEQLSINQIKTEPVDYEFKPIVVASGINCSAPLQNGVFSGGGPLQATSSPQGVVQAVVLPTVGLVSPISINLSDIQNVLKVAVDGNVIRQVLENNQANLASKEQETISASSIQQGGHSVISAISLPLVDQDGTTKIIINYSLEQPSQLQVVPQNLKKENPVPTNSCKSEKLPEDLTVKSEKDKSFEGGANDSTCLLCDECPGDINALPELKHYDLKQPTQPPPLPAPEAEKPESSVSSGGDGNLSPSQPPLKNLLSLLKAYYALNAQPSAEELSKIADSVNLPLDVVKKWFEKMQAGQISVQSSEPSSPEPSKGNIPAKNDEQPQSTNTNEPPEGTVNLQSPLKMTNSPVLPAGSTVNGSRSSPSSPSPLNLSSSRNTQGYLYTAEAAQEEPQVEPLDLSLPKQQGELLERSTITSVYQNSVYSVQEEPLNLSCAKKEPQKDSCVTDSEPVVNVIPPSANPINIAIPTVTAQLPTIVAIADQNSVPCLRALAANKQTILIPQVAYTYSTTVSPAVQEPPLKVIQPNGNQDERQDTSSEGVSNVEDQNDSDSTPPKKKMRKTENGMYACDLCDKIFQKSSSLLRHKYEHTGKRPHECGICKKAFKHKHHLIEHMRLHSGEKPYQCDKCGKRFSHSGSYSQHMNHRYSYCKREAEERDSTEQEEAGPEVLASEHAGARASPSQADSDERESLTREEDEDSEKEEEEEEDKEMEELQEEKECEKPQGEEEEEEEEDEMEEEEGEEAENEGEEAKTEGLMKEDEAVNQGSSLEQKVSKKSEQVSEEKTNEA
- the ZEB1 gene encoding zinc finger E-box-binding homeobox 1 isoform X2 translates to MADGPRCKRRKQANPRRNNVTNYNTVVETNSDSDDEDKLHIVEEESITDAADCEGGVPEDDLPTDQTVLPGSSEREGSAKSCWEDDGKEGQEILGPEAQTDEAGCAVKDDECDSDAENEQNHDPNVEEFLQQQDTAVIYPEAPEEDQRQGTPEASGHDDNGTPDAFSQLLTCPYCDRGYKRFTSLKEHIKYRHEKNEDNFSCSLCSYTFAYRTQLERHMTSHKSGRDQRHVTQSGGNRKFKCTECGKAFKYKHHLKEHLRIHSGEKPYECPNCKKRFSHSGSYSSHISSKKCISLMPVNGRPRTGLKTPQCSSPSLSASPGSPTRPQIRQKLENKPLQEQLSINQIKTEPVDYEFKPIVVASGINCSAPLQNGVFSGGGPLQATSSPQGVVQAVVLPTVGLVSPISINLSDIQNVLKVAVDGNVIRQVLENNQANLASKEQETISASSIQQGGHSVISAISLPLVDQDGTTKIIINYSLEQPSQLQVVPQNLKKENPVPTNSCKSEKLPEDLTVKSEKDKSFEGGANDSTCLLCDECPGDINALPELKHYDLKQPTQPPPLPAPEAEKPESSVSSGGDGNLSPSQPPLKNLLSLLKAYYALNAQPSAEELSKIADSVNLPLDVVKKWFEKMQAGQISVQSSEPSSPEPSKGNIPAKNDEQPQSTNTNEPPEGTVNLQSPLKMTNSPVLPAGSTVNGSRSSPSSPSPLNLSSSRNTQGYLYTAEAAQEEPQVEPLDLSLPKQQGELLERSTITSVYQNSVYSVQEEPLNLSCAKKEPQKDSCVTDSEPVVNVIPPSANPINIAIPTVTAQLPTIVAIADQNSVPCLRALAANKQTILIPQVAYTYSTTVSPAVQEPPLKVIQPNGNQDERQDTSSEGVSNVEDQNDSDSTPPKKKMRKTENGMYACDLCDKIFQKSSSLLRHKYEHTGKRPHECGICKKAFKHKHHLIEHMRLHSGEKPYQCDKCGKRFSHSGSYSQHMNHRYSYCKREAEERDSTEQEEAGPEVLASEHAGARASPSQADSDERESLTREEDEDSEKEEEEEEDKEMEELQEEKECEKPQGEEEEEEEEDEMEEEEGEEAENEGEEAKTEGLMKEDEAVNQGSSLEQKVSKKSEQVSEEKTNEA
- the ZEB1 gene encoding zinc finger E-box-binding homeobox 1 isoform X1; this encodes MADGPRCKRRKQANPRRNNVTNYNTVVETNSDSDDEDKLHIVEEESITDAADCEGGVPEDDLPTDQTVLPGSSEREGSAKSCWEDDAGKEGQEILGPEAQTDEAGCAVKDDECDSDAENEQNHDPNVEEFLQQQDTAVIYPEAPEEDQRQGTPEASGHDDNGTPDAFSQLLTCPYCDRGYKRFTSLKEHIKYRHEKNEDNFSCSLCSYTFAYRTQLERHMTSHKSGRDQRHVTQSGGNRKFKCTECGKAFKYKHHLKEHLRIHSGEKPYECPNCKKRFSHSGSYSSHISSKKCISLMPVNGRPRTGLKTPQCSSPSLSASPGSPTRPQIRQKLENKPLQEQLSINQIKTEPVDYEFKPIVVASGINCSAPLQNGVFSGGGPLQATSSPQGVVQAVVLPTVGLVSPISINLSDIQNVLKVAVDGNVIRQVLENNQANLASKEQETISASSIQQGGHSVISAISLPLVDQDGTTKIIINYSLEQPSQLQVVPQNLKKENPVPTNSCKSEKLPEDLTVKSEKDKSFEGGANDSTCLLCDECPGDINALPELKHYDLKQPTQPPPLPAPEAEKPESSVSSGGDGNLSPSQPPLKNLLSLLKAYYALNAQPSAEELSKIADSVNLPLDVVKKWFEKMQAGQISVQSSEPSSPEPSKGNIPAKNDEQPQSTNTNEPPEGTVNLQSPLKMTNSPVLPAGSTVNGSRSSPSSPSPLNLSSSRNTQGYLYTAEAAQEEPQVEPLDLSLPKQQGELLERSTITSVYQNSVYSVQEEPLNLSCAKKEPQKDSCVTDSEPVVNVIPPSANPINIAIPTVTAQLPTIVAIADQNSVPCLRALAANKQTILIPQVAYTYSTTVSPAVQEPPLKVIQPNGNQDERQDTSSEGVSNVEDQNDSDSTPPKKKMRKTENGMYACDLCDKIFQKSSSLLRHKYEHTGKRPHECGICKKAFKHKHHLIEHMRLHSGEKPYQCDKCGKRFSHSGSYSQHMNHRYSYCKREAEERDSTEQEEAGPEVLASEHAGARASPSQADSDERESLTREEDEDSEKEEEEEEDKEMEELQEEKECEKPQGEEEEEEEEDEMEEEEGEEAENEGEEAKTEGLMKEDEAVNQGSSLEQKVSKKSEQVSEEKTNEA
- the ZEB1 gene encoding zinc finger E-box-binding homeobox 1 isoform X5, producing the protein MMKTNSILWKKKVLQMQQIVKVVCPKMTCQQTRQYYRGAVKEKAVLRAAGRMMQERKDKKSWGLKLRQMKRDVQMQKMNKTMILMLKSSCNNKTLLSFTPRHLKRTRGRAPQKPVVMMTMRHVTQSGGNRKFKCTECGKAFKYKHHLKEHLRIHSGEKPYECPNCKKRFSHSGSYSSHISSKKCISLMPVNGRPRTGLKTPQCSSPSLSASPGSPTRPQIRQKLENKPLQEQLSINQIKTEPVDYEFKPIVVASGINCSAPLQNGVFSGGGPLQATSSPQGVVQAVVLPTVGLVSPISINLSDIQNVLKVAVDGNVIRQVLENNQANLASKEQETISASSIQQGGHSVISAISLPLVDQDGTTKIIINYSLEQPSQLQVVPQNLKKENPVPTNSCKSEKLPEDLTVKSEKDKSFEGGANDSTCLLCDECPGDINALPELKHYDLKQPTQPPPLPAPEAEKPESSVSSGGDGNLSPSQPPLKNLLSLLKAYYALNAQPSAEELSKIADSVNLPLDVVKKWFEKMQAGQISVQSSEPSSPEPSKGNIPAKNDEQPQSTNTNEPPEGTVNLQSPLKMTNSPVLPAGSTVNGSRSSPSSPSPLNLSSSRNTQGYLYTAEAAQEEPQVEPLDLSLPKQQGELLERSTITSVYQNSVYSVQEEPLNLSCAKKEPQKDSCVTDSEPVVNVIPPSANPINIAIPTVTAQLPTIVAIADQNSVPCLRALAANKQTILIPQVAYTYSTTVSPAVQEPPLKVIQPNGNQDERQDTSSEGVSNVEDQNDSDSTPPKKKMRKTENGMYACDLCDKIFQKSSSLLRHKYEHTGKRPHECGICKKAFKHKHHLIEHMRLHSGEKPYQCDKCGKRFSHSGSYSQHMNHRYSYCKREAEERDSTEQEEAGPEVLASEHAGARASPSQADSDERESLTREEDEDSEKEEEEEEDKEMEELQEEKECEKPQGEEEEEEEEDEMEEEEGEEAENEGEEAKTEGLMKEDEAVNQGSSLEQKVSKKSEQVSEEKTNEA
- the ZEB1 gene encoding zinc finger E-box-binding homeobox 1 isoform X4, which produces MADGPRCKRRKQANPRRNNVTNYNTVVETNSDSDDEDKLHIVEEESITDAADCEGGVPEDDLPTDQTVLPGSSEREGSAKSCWEDDGKEGQEILGPEAQTDEAGCADAENEQNHDPNVEEFLQQQDTAVIYPEAPEEDQRQGTPEASGHDDNGTPDAFSQLLTCPYCDRGYKRFTSLKEHIKYRHEKNEDNFSCSLCSYTFAYRTQLERHMTSHKSGRDQRHVTQSGGNRKFKCTECGKAFKYKHHLKEHLRIHSGEKPYECPNCKKRFSHSGSYSSHISSKKCISLMPVNGRPRTGLKTPQCSSPSLSASPGSPTRPQIRQKLENKPLQEQLSINQIKTEPVDYEFKPIVVASGINCSAPLQNGVFSGGGPLQATSSPQGVVQAVVLPTVGLVSPISINLSDIQNVLKVAVDGNVIRQVLENNQANLASKEQETISASSIQQGGHSVISAISLPLVDQDGTTKIIINYSLEQPSQLQVVPQNLKKENPVPTNSCKSEKLPEDLTVKSEKDKSFEGGANDSTCLLCDECPGDINALPELKHYDLKQPTQPPPLPAPEAEKPESSVSSGGDGNLSPSQPPLKNLLSLLKAYYALNAQPSAEELSKIADSVNLPLDVVKKWFEKMQAGQISVQSSEPSSPEPSKGNIPAKNDEQPQSTNTNEPPEGTVNLQSPLKMTNSPVLPAGSTVNGSRSSPSSPSPLNLSSSRNTQGYLYTAEAAQEEPQVEPLDLSLPKQQGELLERSTITSVYQNSVYSVQEEPLNLSCAKKEPQKDSCVTDSEPVVNVIPPSANPINIAIPTVTAQLPTIVAIADQNSVPCLRALAANKQTILIPQVAYTYSTTVSPAVQEPPLKVIQPNGNQDERQDTSSEGVSNVEDQNDSDSTPPKKKMRKTENGMYACDLCDKIFQKSSSLLRHKYEHTGKRPHECGICKKAFKHKHHLIEHMRLHSGEKPYQCDKCGKRFSHSGSYSQHMNHRYSYCKREAEERDSTEQEEAGPEVLASEHAGARASPSQADSDERESLTREEDEDSEKEEEEEEDKEMEELQEEKECEKPQGEEEEEEEEDEMEEEEGEEAENEGEEAKTEGLMKEDEAVNQGSSLEQKVSKKSEQVSEEKTNEA